One region of Trichoderma breve strain T069 chromosome 7 map unlocalized scaffold00007, whole genome shotgun sequence genomic DNA includes:
- a CDS encoding fungal zn(2)-Cys(6) binuclear cluster domain-containing protein yields the protein MAPGNALAAPAGPQKHRACDECRFRKIACSKEPGGCLRCQKEGINCVYSPQKPMGRPRKRRHPPENTASSTVSTSVPVTAAQSASLLGSAPASSIASVAPPAAVPLPPASVPTTVSHSSSLLAEGDVVATASYGDAGHHHHHQHHQHNHHHHHQHHLHNATAHHHNHHQQPLPSTELTDHALDLLSQSLPSDTSYLDLLPDYDSSNSYLFGMDDNAAYSYFSRDSQGLFDGMGMPVMNMGQADPLEGISFDETDTMSKDLNESLQRYMVSQYLQPPTPSEPSPSTHSSNCFEPLGSTGTDTTSPELGQARPHPTSSCDCLTSLSMALGSLNRLPSDVLSAMRVAREATKIAHDTLNCAQCYQDMFDLSKPPPISRFQSMMCLGALVPSACNAYASILEMVDRDTERAKQENQMLYFSYKDVGGIWTRVAAEDSAGNSPDCELLRSYNNRFLEPDTWRTTMRAILKVEVYGFNNRTASAASSLDCSSSCSYVNVHRGLRDVVTLLDEKNQRRHDIADALMQSNQHHIISSSPYFLMSGPPKPCPREDRHCMRMLDMARMALSNLVIT from the exons ATGGCTCCCGGAAATGCCCTGGCCGCGCCGGCTGGCCCACAGAAGCATCGGGCCTGCGACGAGTGCC GTTTCCGCAAGATCGCTTGCTCCAAGGAGCCCGGTGGCTGCCTGCGCTGCCAGAAAGAGGGCATCAACTGCGTCTACTCACCCCAGAAGCCCATGGGTCGTCCCCGAAAGCGACGACATCCCCCAGAGAACACGGCTTCATCTACTGTTTCTACATCCGTGCCTGTGACCGCTGCTCAGTCGGCGTCCTTGTTGGGCTCTGctcctgcttcttccattgcttctgTCGCTCCACCTGCTGCTGTTCCCCTCCCTCCGGCCTCAGTTCCAACCACGGTTTCTCATTCGTCTTCTCTCCTGGCTGAGGGTGATGTCGTGGCAACTGCTTCGTATGGCGATGcaggccatcaccaccaccatcaacaccatcaacataatcatcatcatcatcatcaacaccacctACACAATGCCACTGCTCACCATCATAATCACCACCAACAGCCTCTGCCGTCGACCGAGCTGACAGACCATGCTCTGGACCTCCTGAGCCAGTCTCTGCCATCGGACACCTCTTACCTTGATCTGCTGCCTGACTATGACTCAAGCAATTCTTATCTGTTTGGGATGGACGACAATGCAGCATATTCCTACTTCTCTCGAGACAGTCAAGGGCTGTTTGATGGTATGGGGATGCCTGTTATGAACATGGGCCAGGCTGATCCGCTCGAGGGTATCAGCTTTGACGAGACAGACACCATGTCCAAAGACCTCAACGAGTCTCTACAGAGATACATGGTTTCTCAATATCTACAGCCTCCGACACCCAGCGAGCCTAGTCCCAGCACACACTCCTCCAATTGCTTTGAACCGTTGGGCTCGACTGGCACAGACACGACGTCGCCGGAACTGGGACAAGCGAGGCCACATCCTACCAGCTCCTGCGACTGCCTCACCTCGCTCTCCATGGCGCTGGGCTCCCTGAATCGCCTTCCGTCCGATGTCTTGTCTGCCATGCGTGTCGCCCGCGAGGCTACCAAAATTGCGCACGATACCCTCAACTGTGCTCAATGTTACCAGGATATGTTCGATCTCTCCAAACCACCGCCCATCTCGCGTTTCCAAAGTATGATGTGCCTTGGAGCTCTTGTTCCCTCCGCCTGCAACGCCTATGCCTCGATTTTGGAAATGGTGGACAGAGACACGGAGCGTGCCAAGCAGGAGAATCAGATGCTCTACTTTAGCTACAAAGATGTTGGTGGAATATGGACAAGAGTAGCCGCCGAAGACAGTGCCGGCAACTCTCCCGACTGCGAATTGCTCAGGAGTTACAACAACAGATTTCTGGAGCCAGATACTTGGCGGACCACTATGCGAGCAATCTTGAAGGTTGAGGTTTACGGGTTCAATAACCGAACGGCGTCTGCGGCGAGTTCGCTAGATTGCAGCAGTTCATGCTCATACGTCAATGTGCACCGCGGACTCAGGGACGTAGTCACGCTTCTTGACGAGAAGAATCAAAGGAGGCACGACATTGCGGATGCTCTTATGCAGTCCAACCAACATCATATTATTTCGTCGTCTCCTTATTTCCTCATGTCGGGCCCGCCGAAGCCCTGCCCGCGCGAAGACAGGCACTGCATGCGTATGCTTGACATGGCGAGGATGGCGCTGAGTAACTTGGTTATAACATAG
- a CDS encoding membrane bound o-acyl transferase family domain-containing protein: MEPPNIDDIVAKMPIQGLSYGVRTAYGDTFRLAVANGTAKPLLLPWCLLGPFIVPALWLAVPHKRRMWFYHTRWLAMAFIVWFNVYHLRYASSTNMACAYAAGLAATWGTVLSLNLLIWTRPQFDAARVLRIKKDPDLVKVASGEADDCLGQEAVDAEVTGHDGQGESIKANGDGNGNELRTRKKLPKSLKSQAKQQQEEFEYIWEPYPEGGFFERLAWSTDLILSFRCAGWNWSVASLPRPTIPSQISHGDKVDMDSIPTVSRSGYKCYLIQAEFVRDRLIKVVVLYFVLDFLSVYMVKDPYFILGPDHQNYVLPPHLQGIPPWLLLAYREVFCLAGVYAAIEAVFAVSDLAQYWMANRFYPSRAVLFQFASTFGSFGQVLDRGLAGWWGSMWHQTFRMQFAAPVTYLFREGYLRRGTQLASLLAILISFLQSGILHASGSLTSVPKTKPWRAPVFFLLQATGIVLQQCVVWLFGAYLPRPPRVVSRTVNLLFALVWLYFTAPLFIDDLSSTGLWLVEPVPVSLFRFLGFGHEGDHWWRWDWDHLPKLYIGETWWQTGIAL; encoded by the exons ATGGAGCCGCCAAATATCGACGACATCGTGGCCAAAATGCCCATCCAAGGCCTAAGCTACGGTGTCCGGACCGCGTACGGCGACACCTTCAGGCTCGCCGTCGCCAACGGCACCGCGAAGCCCCTGCTTTTACCCTGGTGTTTGCTTGGCCCGTTCATTGTACCAGCACTGTGGTTGGCTGTTCCGCATAAGCGCCGGATGTGGTTCTATCATACGCGATGGCTGGCAATGGCGTTTATCGTATGGTTCAATGTCTATCATTTGCGGTATGCTTCAAGCACGAATATGGCGTGCGCGTATGCGGCTGGGCTGGCAGCGACTTGGGGGACCGTCTTGAGCTTGAACCTGCTTATCTGGACGAGGCCGCAGTTTGACGCGGCTAGAGTGCTGAGGATTAAGAAAGATCCTGACTTGGTAAAGGTTGCAAGCGGTGAGGCGGACGACTGTCTTGGACAGGAGGCGGTGGACGCTGAAGTCACAGGCCATGACGGCCAGGGAGAGAGCATAAAAGCAAacggagatggaaatggaaatgagCTTCGAACGCGAAAGAAGCTGCCGAAGAGCTTGAAATCACAGGCCAAGCAACAACAGGAGGAATTTGAGTACATCTGGGAGCCTTACCCAGAGGGAGGCTTTTTTGAGCGGCTGGCATGGTCCACGGATCTCATACTTAGCTTCCGATGCGCTG GTTGGAATTGGTCCGTCGCATCCCTCCCGCGGCCTACAATCCCCTCTCAAATCTCCCACGGTGACAAAGTCGACATGGACTCGATACCAACGGTCAGCAGAAGCGGATATAAGTGTTATCTAATACAGGCCGAGTTTGTTCGCGACCGTCTCATCAAAGTCGTCGTTCTCTACTTCGTTCTAGACTTCCTCTCCGTATACATGGTGAAAGACCCTTACTTCATCCTCGGGCCCGACCACCAAAATTACGTGCTTCCGCCTCACCTCCAAGGAATACCCCCGTGGCTTCTCCTCGCTTATAGGGAAGTCTTTTGTCTTGCTGGCGTGTACGCTGCTATTGAGGCCGTTTTTGCTGTGTCCGACCTGGCGCAGTACTGGATGGCCAACCGCTTCTATCCTTCTCGGGCAGTTTTGTTCCAGTTTGCTTCGACTTTTGGCTCTTTTGGACAGGTCCTCGACCGTGGTCTCGCCGGATGGTGGGGCAGCATGTGGCATCAGACGTTCCGCATGCAGTTTGCCGCTCCAGTAACATATCTCTTTCGAGAGGGATATTTGAGAAGAGGCACGCAGCTCGCTTCCCTGCTGGCTATTCTCATATCCTTTTTGCAGTCTGGGATCCTACATGCCTCGGGCAGCCTTACGTCCGTGCCAAAGACGAAGCCTTGGAGGGCACCagtcttctttcttcttcaggcgACGGGCATTGTGCTCCAGCAATGCGTGGTGTGGCTCTTCGGGGCGTACTTGCCACGACCGCCGCGGGTTGTGTCTCGGACTGTAAATCTTCTCTTTGCGCTTGTGTGGCTGTACTTTACGGCGCCCCTTTTCATTGACGACCTTTCTTCGACGGGGCTGTGGCTGGTTGAGCCGGTTCCCGTATCGCTGTTTCGGTTTCTGGGATTTGGACATGAGGGAGATCACTGGTGGCGTTGGGATTGGGATCATTTGCCTAAGTTATACATTGGAGAGACGTGGTGGCAGACTGGAATAGCATTGTAG
- a CDS encoding telomerase ribonucleoprotein complex - RNA binding domain-containing protein codes for MPRGKKRKRGTNDAPGNQNLASSKHQTPVKKDLLLQHYPVVSTLREHVLSSLPDTSKIRRKKIAALGSGVDASAIEKQLVHVLDSTLVGTSASTSTKSDSEEATWQQWLSFSQKADESNVTISNGIAASIAKQSEIIDFVIWRLFTRERGPWPKHILCDGFRRNVRDDQPVRSTIPGTGLFSLYPNFHVMALREAPWPQLLALLGQAGERVMINLLSECSVFLKVDAGLDNYLQLTGIPLSELDAISLGHKSKPQIRKPSDITIVRSRIFYAKPATTTKGLVQAGFKHIHALNRHPYSREVSGADADSQKSINIRQQNEAHTIKLMMYIFPRQFGLHNVFTSAIDANQTAQKFHDYTLREDEIAKKMRASKGFPEKSLPKLPKRLRGSTRDLVQRLQILHARCSYFELLRHYCPTFLDGSHDRATQATESQAKRHARRYHADTSVLPEYKSVVELACPVACVSAFCQAALSKIIPDNFWGSEKNCHNRIVFLRKVDHFIKLRRFEMISLHEIAQDFKVTELAWLVPPACEGQKTSPTDIKRRYEIFHEFLYYVFDSLLIPLIRSNFYVTDSNTHRSQVFYFRHDVWRLVAEPSMLSLREGMFEEVKLNEATRILDSRRLGFSQLRLLPKGTKLRPIMNLRRRQMKGSRWLGPSINSVLKPIHAALKFETLTNPSKLGSTLFAVGDIYERLKSFKESLMPNSQRNFYFAKLDVKAAFDTIPQSSVLNLMRSVPSQARYIITKHAEVKPGERLGLTEGAGPSKPVRRWHSTAVPQSEPTSFLSRLENGMGSKKKNTVFVDSAAFQSHETRSLLALLSEHVGRNIVKIGKKYYRQKKGIPQGSILSTFLCNYFYADLEAQHLDFLDGPDCLLLRLTDDFLLITLDKEKAIRFVETMHQGLPEYGVEVGHDKTLVNFDMHVEGESVRKLGSYDKFPYCGTFIDCKTLEITKDHRPNKNIDISTSITVDFGRSPGQNFQRKVLNSFKYQSHLMFFDTEHNSVDTVLGSLRGAFSETALKMWAYLRCLSVSTRLSVNLIIGTIKKVVDIAFLILTSKWRKKRFEKYACEIRKAQVIATGYSAFLQVLSRRQAGYGEVIAWLKEETARLATTK; via the exons ATGCCTCGAggcaagaaaaggaagcgCGGCACAAACGACGCGCCAGGCAACCAGAATCTTGCCTCATCCAAGCATCAAACCCCCGTGAAGAAAGATTTACTGCTGCAGCACTATCCCGTCGTAAGCACACTAAGGGAGCATGTGCTGTCCAGCCTTCCTGATACCTCAAAGATTAggcggaagaagattgcAGCCTTAGGATCCGGCGTAGATGCCAGTGCCATAGAGAAACAGCTTGTCCATGTCCTTGACTCAACCTTGGTTGGCACCAGTGCTTCGACAAGTACAAAATCCGACTCAGAGGAAGCTACATGGCAGCAGTGGCTGTCCTTCTCCCAGAAAGCAGATGAATCAAATGTGACTATATCTAACGGAATAGCTGCATCGATTGCCAAACAATCTGAG ATTATTGATTTTGTCATCTGGCGGCTGTttacaagagagagaggacCTTGGCCCAAGCACATCCTATGCGATGGCTTTCGTAGAAATGTCAGAGACGATCAACCCGTTAGATCAACTATCCCCGGAACAGGACTATTCAGCCTCTATCCCAACTTCCATGTCATGGCCCTTAGAGAGGCTCCATGGCCCCAGCTCTTGGCCCTCCTAGGCCAGGCCGGTGAAAGAGTAATGATCAACCTGCTATCAGAGTGCTCTGTATTTCTCAAAGTTGATGCAGGCCTCGACAACTACCTTCAGCTTACTG GTATCCCCCTATCCGAGCTGGATGCCATATCGCTGGGCCATAAGTCGAAGCCTCAGATACGCAAACCCTCAGACATTACCATTGTTCGCAGTAGGATCTTCTACGCAAAGCCGGCTACAACTACAAAGGGCCTGGTTCAAGCAGGGTTCAAGCATATCC ATGCGTTAAATCGCCATCCCTATTCTAGAGAGGTCTCTGGCGCTGATGCAGATAGCCAGAAGTCGATCAATATTCGACAGCAAAACGAGGCACATACGATCAAACTCATGATGTACATTTTCCCCCGCCAGTTCGGCTTACACAACGTCTTCACCTCTGCTATTGATGCGAATCAGACAGCTCAAAAGTTTCACGATTACACCCTTCGTGAAGATGAAATCGCCAAGAAAATGAGAGCCAGTAAAGGCTTTCCTGAGAAATCGTTACCAAAGTTGCCCAAACGACTAAGGGGCTCTACCAGAGACCTCGTGCAGCGTTTACAGATTCTCCATGCCCGGTGTTCTTACTTTGAGCTTCTCAGACACTACTGTCCAACATTCCTCGATGGATCTCATG ATCGAGCGACCCAAGCCACTGAATCTCAAGCCAAACGGCACGCACGCCGCTATCATGCGGATACTTCGGTGCTCCCCGAGTATAAATCCGTCGTGGAGCTGGCATGCCCCGTCGCCTGCGTATCGGCTTTCTGCCAAGCTGCACTTTCAAAGATTATCCCAGACAACTTCTGGGGTAGTGAAAAGAACTGCCATAACAGAATTGTGTTTCTCCGCAAAGTAGACCATTTTATCAAGCTTCGGCGGTTTGAAATGATTTCACTACATGAGATTGCACAAGATTTCAAG GTCACGGAGCTTGCTTGGCTGGTTCCTCCCGCCTGCGAAGGGCAAAAAACTAGCCCGACGGATATAAAAAGACGATATGAAATATTTCACGAATTTCTTTATTATGTTTTTGATTCGCTTTTGATACCCCTGATTCGAAGCAATTTCTACGTTACGGATTCTAACACACATCGGTCCcaagttttttattttcgcCATGACGTTTGGAGGCTAGTAGCAGAGCCATCGATGTTGAGCCTCAGGGAAGGAATGTTTGAAGAAGTCAAGCTGAATGAAGCGACGCGGATTCTAGATTCTAGGCGGCTAGGCTTCAGTCAGTTAAGGTTATTGCCCAAGGGCACCAAGCTACGTCCCATTATGAATCTCAGACGCAGGCAAATGAAGGGTTCCAGATGGCTTGGCCCCAGCATCAACTCCGTTCTCAAGCCCATCCACGCTGCATTGAAGTTTGAGACG TTGACGAATCCATCTAAGCTGGGATCAACTCTTTTCGCTGTTGGGGACATTTACGAGCGCCTTAAATCGTTCAAGGAATCTTTGATGCCAAATAGCCAGCGCAACTTCTATTTCGCTAAATTGGACGTTAAAGCTGCCTTTGACACAATACCTCAGTCGTCGGTTCTTAACTTGATGCGCTCAGTTCCCAGCCAAGCTCGGTACATCATAACAAAGCATGCAGAGGTGAAACCAGGCGAGCGATTGGGTCTCACAGAAGGGGCCGGGCCATCCAAACCCGTTCGCCGATGGCACTCCACGGCCGTACCCCAGAGTGAACCGACCTCGTTTCTCAGCCGGCTGGAAAACGGGATGggaagcaagaagaagaataccGTCTTCGTCGACAGTGCGGCTTTCCAGAGTCACGAAACACGCAGCCTGTTGGCTCTGTTATCCGAACATGTCGGGCGTAACATTGTcaaaattggaaaaaaatACTACCGACAAAAAAAGGGCATCCCTCAAGGTTCCATTTTGTCAACATTTTTGTGCAACTACTTCTACGCCGACCTAGAAGCTCAGCACCTGGACTTTCTGGACGGGCCAGACTGCCTTCTGCTGAGGCTCACTGATGATTTCTTGCTCATTACGTTAGACAAAGAGAAGGCTATTCGGTTCGTCGAGACTATGCACCAGGGCCTTCCTGAGTATGGCGTAGAAGTGGGCCACGACAAAACGCTCGTCAACTTTGACATGCATGTTGAAGGCGAGAGCGTGCGAAAACTTGGCAGTTATGACAAGTTTCCCTATTGTGGCACCTTTATCGACTGTAAAACCTTGGAGATTACAAAAGATCATCGTCCGAACAAGAATATTG ATATATCAACGTCCATTACCGTTGATTTCGGACGATCTCCAGGCCAGAATTTTCAGCGTAAAGTGCTCA ACTCGTTCAAATACCAGTCTCATCTCATGTTTTTCGATACGGAACACAACTCGGTCGATACTGTTCTTGGTTCTTTGCGCGGCGCATTCTCCGAGACTGCGCTCAAGATGTGGGCTTATCTGCGATGTTTGTCTGTGTCTACGCGACTCTCAGTGAATTTAATCATCG GGACTATTAAAAAAGTGGTGGACATCGCATTCCTAATCTTGACGAGTaagtggaggaagaagcggTTCGAGAAATATGCCTGCGAGATTCGCAAGGCGCAGGTTATTGC CACCGGGTATTCTGCGTTTCTGCAAGTGTTGAGTCGACGACAGGCTGGGTATGGCGAGGTGATTGCATGGTTGAAAGAGGAAACTGCTCGTCTTGCTACGACGAAATGA